DNA from Geobacillus vulcani PSS1:
GCAACCCGACGCTTCGCCTCGAGCGGCTTCGCCATATCGTCGAATGGTTTGACCATTATTTGAAAGAATCGCTGCATTAACCCGAAAGGAGGAGCCGCCATGCACGCCCTTGTCATCGGCGGGACAGGCATGTTGGCTGATGTGTCGCTTTGGCTTGTGCGGGAAGGATATGATGTGTCCGTCATCGCCCGCCGCTACGCACGGATGAAGCAGCTCATCGACCGCGCTGGACCAATGGCATCCATCAACCCGCTTCTTGTTGATTATCGCGATCAAGAAGCGCTTTGTTCCCTGATTTCCCGGGCCATCCAAAAAAACGGAACGTTTGCTCTAATCATTGCGTGGGTGCATACGGACGGAAACCAAGCGCTGTCCACTGTCATCAAAAAAAATAGCGGACATCCCGGCCCTTGGCGGTTGTTTCACGTGCTCGGCAGCCGCGCCGATCCAGCCGAAGCGAAATCGGAACTCTGTTTGCCTGTCGCTTGCCTTTATCGGCAAGTTCAGCTCGGTTTTGTCGCGGAAGAATACGGTTCGCGCTGGCTCACCCATCAAGAAATCAGCGGCGGCGTCATTGATGCCATTCGGCGTGATGCGCCGTTTCATCTGGTCGGCACCCTAGATCGATCAGAGAAGAAGCGTCCGCGTTAACGGGAGGCGCCCTCTCGGAACGAGAGGGCGCTTTGTTCGCCTTTGACACGGATGATTTTCATGACGGAAGCAGCTCAACATAATCGCCCGTTTTCAGGCCGGCCGCGTTCGCTTCATCCGTGTCGATGTGCATATCTAAGGCAAAATCTTCGCTGACGCGGACGATGACTTCATCAAAAATGAGCGCCCGCTCCCCTTGCGTTTTCACCTTCACGACCTGCTTGTCGCGGACGCCGAACGTCTCGGCATCTTTCGGCGTCATATGAATGTGCCGCTTGGCAATGATCACCCCTTTGTCGACGGTCACCGTCCCCTTCGGTCCGTGAATCGTAATGCCCGGCGTTCCGTCAATGTCGCCGGATAAGCGAACCGGGGGCACGACGCCGAGCTTGAAGCTGTCGGTTTTCGAAATCTCCAGCTGCGTCAGCGAACGGACGGGACCGAGGACGCGGACGTTTTCGATTTTCCCTTTCGGTCCTTCGACCGTCACCGTCTCTTTCGCAGCAAACTGCCCGGGCTGCGACAGCGGCTTGAGCACCGTCAACTCGACGCCTTCGCCAAACAGCGCCGCCATATGTTCTTTTGACAAATGAATATGACGGTTGGACACCCCAACGGGAATCATCAATGGCGATCTCTCCTTTTTTCCTGCAATATGATGTTCGTTATATAACGTGTCCATTTTCGGCAAAAATGAACCTCTCCCACCTACATTCCATTTCGAGGTGGGAGACTTCTCGGTGAATGTGTTAAAAAAAGAGACTGAGGCGAGGTCAGTCTCTGCTTTTTGCGCCGTAGCCTAATTTTTTCAGCAACACGATCGCCTGTTCCTTTTCTTCCGGCGTCAGCGCTGCCACCGTTTCATGGATAGTCTCGGCATGTTCGGGGAACACGCGCTGGATGAACTGCCGGCCGCTGTCGGTGATCGACGCATACGTCACGCGGCGATCCCGCTCACAGGCGCGGCGCATGATCAAGCCTTTATTTTCAAGCTTATCGATGACATACGTGATGCTGCCGCTGGCGAGCAAAATTTTTTCCCCGATTTGTTGGAGCGGCTGATCACCTTTATGGTAAAGCAGTTCGAGCACTGCAAATTCGGTCGGATTGACGCCGAACGATTGAATCGATTTGTTTACTTGATCGCTGACTGACCGATAGGCCCGCGATAACACAATGAATAATTTTAATGACTGCTGCAACGCCTGTTCCTTTTGTTCCATAGCATCCAACCCTTTAAAGTTTACATTTTCTTACTTTCATTATACTGGAACAGCAAATTCCCGGGCAACCGTTTTTTTTTTGTTTGCCATGATGCATTTTCCTCGCCGATGGCTTTTGCTTCGGCTATGATAATTTATTATTATATGTCGGCGTTTGGGCGACTGTCACATTCCGTCGAATGATGCATATGAAGAAGGAGAAAGGAGATTAGGGAGGGAAGTAGATGAACCAAGTGTTGGCCGGAAGCGTGCTTTCCGCCTTATCCACCGGGCTTGGTGCCGTGCCGATTTTGTTTATGGCCAAATCACTCACCCACCGGTGGCGTGATGTACTGTTGGCCTTTTCAGCCGGCATTATGATGGCGGCTTCGATGATGAGTCTCATTCCGGAATCGTTAAAATCAGGGGGCTTCAGCACGTTAACAGTAGGGCTTTCCGCTGGCGTACTGATTTTGACGCTGCTTGAGATGACCATTCCGCATATTGATTTAGAACACACAAAAAGCGATCTGCAGTTTGATGAAAAAGCCATGCTGATCATCGCCGCCATTACGTTGCACAATTTGCCTGAAGGTCTGTCGGTCGGGGTCAGCTACGCCTCCGACAGCTCTTCGCAAATCGGCAATTTAATCGCCCTGGCGATTGGCTTGCAAAATGCACCGGAAGGGTTTTTGGTCGCTTTGTTTTTAATCAACCAGCAAATCGGGCGCTTTAAAGCGTTTGTGATCGCCACGTTGACCGGAGCCGTGGAAATCGTCACATCGCTGCTCGGTTTTTACTTAACCTCCCTCTTTCGCGGACTCGTTCCGTACGGGCTGGCGTTTGCTGCCGGGGCGATGCTGTTTATCATTTACAAAGAGCTCATTCCCGAAAGCCATGGCGATGGAAATGAACGGACATCGACGTACGCGTTTATTGTCGGCATTTTGTTTATGATTTTTCTAACACAATCGTTTTAACGAAAACAACCCCGCCGCCTGTATATAAGCAGCGGGGCGTTCGTTGTTATTGGACGGCTTCCTCTTTTTCTTCATACGGGTGAGCGACCCAGCCGGACGGGTCGATAAACAAGCGCACCGCAACGACCCGACGGTCATCCATGAGCGTAAAGTAATGCGGATTCCCTTCCGGCACGGAAATGACGTCGCCGGCTTCCAGCTCGACATCAAAATAACCGGTTTCTTTGTCGCCTTTGATAATAAAAATGCCATGGCCGGCCGTAATGGCGCGCACTTCATCTTCCGTATGGATGTGCACTTGTTCAAATTTTTTCAGCAGCTCATCCAAGTTCGGCGTCGCGTCGGACAAAGCGACGATGTCCCATGTTTTGTAGCCGCGGCGCGCCGCTAAATCTTCAATTTCGTCTTTGAACGCCGCTAAAATTTCATTTTTTTCTTCATCTGTCAGAACATATTTATCGCGCAAATGCTCCGGCAGTTTCGTGATGTCCCAATGTTCATACAACACCCCTTGACTGTTCAAAAACGCGCGCACATTGTCTTCTCCTTCAATCACTTGACCGGTTTTCCTCACTTTGATGACTGCCATGGTTCACATCCCCCTTAAAAAACATGTATATGGATTAGCCAACCGGCAGGCCGGCCCGCTGCAAAAGCAGCCGCTTCACCTGCCAGCGGAACAAAAACTCCCATGCTTCCAAATGTTTTTTCGCTTCAAATGCATCGCGGCCCCAGACCGTGATGCCGTGGTTTTGAATCAGCACGGCGCCGGCGTCGTCATGGACATGACTGGCAAACTCCCGAGCGAGCGCCGGAATGTCGGCGTCATTGTCAATGATCGGGATGCGCACGGCGGCGTTTTCCTCCCAAATGCCAAACGCCTTGATGATTTCCTGGCCGGAAAAGACCGCTTCCCCGTTTTGCGCATACAGTTCAGAAATCAAGTTGTTGTCGACCGTATGAACGTGCAAGACGCAACCGGCATTCGTCCGTCCGTAAATTTCCGCGTGCAAGAGCGTCTCGGCCGATGGCTTCAAGTGCGTGTCCTCGGCCGGTTTTCCGTTAGCGTCAACGAGCAGAAAATCCTCATCCGTTTGCTTCCGCTTATCCTTGCCGCTCGCTGTCACGAGGAATGTCAACGGATCGTCCGTCACCTTGATCGACAAATTGCCGCTTGTCGCGAAAAACCAGTCGCGGGCGGCGAGCTCGGCTTTCACTTCCGCGAGCTCGTTCCACTTTTTCACGACGATGCTCATACGATCACCTCCATCTGTTGCAACGCATCGATCACGTCAAAAAACGTCGCAAACGGCGCATGCGGCAAGCCAAGCTCCTGGCATTTTTGGAGCAAAAAATCGCGCGCCAACACGTAATCCGCTTGCTTCGCCACTGCTACATCCGTAATCGAATCGCCGATGACGACATGGTACCCGTCTGAGCGGGCAAGCTTGCGAAGGAGCGATGGCTTGCAGCAGCCGCAGCCGTTTTGGCACTCGCTGTCGCATGCATGCGGCCATGTGATGCGGATCGTCTCACCGCTGAAATCGGAGCCGTTGCAAAAAATGCGCTCCGGTTCAATGAGCCCTTGAAGCAGCGGATAGACAAAAAAGTCAATACCGCCGCTGACGATATAAAGCGGAATGCCTCGCTCTTTCGTAAACGCGACAAACTCTCGGAATCCCGCGCGCAACCGGGTGGTGCGCCGCAGAAAATCGATGATTTCGCCCTTCAGCGAGGACGGAAGGAGGGAAAACATCTTCCCGACTCCTTCCTGAACGGAAATGCGCTCAGCGAGAACGTCGTCTTTTAACGCCTCCCACTCCGGTGGAGCGAACTGTTTCATAATAGCGATGATGTTGTCGTTTTCCGTAATGGTGCCGTCAAAATCACAAAAGAGAACAAGCTGTCTCGTCATGCTTCCACCTCAACAGCGCCCCAGCGGTCGATCGCTTTCTGCAACGCTTCGTTTTCTGCTGCCGCCTCACGAAGCGGACAGCCGGCCAACACCGCGTCGATCGCCGCGCGAAACGCCCGACCGCCCCCGATCGCCCCATCCGGATGGCCGTGAATGCCGCCGCCGGCGTTGACGATGGTGTCAAGGCCAAAATCACGAATGATGAGCGGCACCAATCCCGGATGAATGCCAGCCGACGGCACCGGAAACGCCCGAGCAAACGGCTCTTGGTCGTCGGTGAGCGCCCTTGCGATGCCAAGCGCCTGTTCGCGCTCTAAGGCCACGCTGCCGTACGGCGACGGGAACAGGACGAAATCGGCACCGGCGAGCCGCAAAAGCTTTCCAAGCCAAAGCGAAGGCGCCACCCCATAAAATTCGGACGGCGTAACAGCGCCGCTGAACGCCGGGTGAGCCATAATCGGCAACGCAATCTCCTCATCCTCGCGCAACGCCTGCAACACGTCAAGCCCATAAGCGAAGACGTTAAACAACAGTACATCAGCGCCTAGCTCGGCGGCCCGTTTCGCCTTCTCTTTCAACTCAAACGTTTTGCCGGTCAAGTTGACGGCATAAAGCGTTCGCTTGCCTGTTTGTTCGTACACTTCTTGAAGCGCCGCCTTGCCCTCGGTGATCCGCTTCTCAAACGGAAGAAGCTCGCTGTCAAACAAAATTTCATCGTCTTTGACCAGGTCAACGCCGCCGAGCGCCTGTTTTTTCAATTCCGACGTCAAGTACGCCAAATCGCGGCCGATGATGCCTTTAAAAATGCTCATCAACAGTGGGCGGTTATGCACCCCGACTCGGTCGCGAATGCCGTCGATGCCAAAGCGCGGCCCAGGAAACTGTCGCTTCCATTCACCCGGAAACTCTAAATCAAGCAGCCGCACTTCCCCATCAAGCGACAATTTGCCAAACGTCGTCACCAACAGAGCCGGCAAGTCAGCGCTGAAGTTGACCGTCGGGTAGGCGATTTTCACGATCGCCCGCTTCAGTCGCTTGCCGAAATAGGCGTTTACCCGCTCGCTTTCGCCAAGCTCTTCGACCGCGATCACTTCCCCTTTATGTTGGCGGAGCTGCTCCTGCTCTAATGCCGGCAAGTCCGTCCATGTGCCGACCGTCAAACCAAGGGCGATCCCTTCCGCTTTTTTCCGAATGTCTTTTTCATCATGAAGCAAATACGTTGCCATCACTGCACTCATCGTCCATCCCTCTTTCAATGCAACGAAATGAAAACGCCTCTTCATAAGAAGAGGCGTCACTCATCCATGGCGCTCTTCTTATCTCCCAGCGTTTCCGCTGCAAGAATTAGCACCGTGCTTGGCGCGCGCCAAGCCGGTTGCCGGGCTTCATTGGGCTCGTCCCTCCGCCTGCTCTTGATAAGAAAGCCTGCTCATTTATGCACTTGTCAAACGATTGGCAAATTTACTTTGAATTATGACATCACCAATTGGCATTGTCAATCATTTTTCAAAAATTTTTTTCAAACAATCCGAGGCGGCCGATCCGGTCCGCCGCTTCGCGAAGCCGCGCTTCGTCGGTCAAGAGGCCGACGCGCACATACCCTTCGCCGTGCTCGCCGAACCCGATGCCCGGTGCGACGGCGACATGCGCCCGCTCAAGCAGCATGTCGGCAAACTGTGTGGATGATATGCCTTTTGGCAGCGGAAGCCAAGCGAAAAACGACCCGGACGGCGCCGGGGCTTCCCAGCCGATCTCGCGCAACGCGGCGATGAATGCGTTGCGGCGCGCTTCATACAGCGCGACAAGCTCTTTGACGCAATCTTGCGGACCGAGGAGCGCCGCGGCGGCTGCTTCCTGGATGGCACCGAACAAGCTGACGTACAAATGATCCTGCAAAAGCTCAAGCGCCTGAATGATCCGCTCGTTGCCGACGGCAAATGCAACGCGCCAGCCGGCCATATTGTATGTTTTCGAAAAGGTGTAAATCTCGACGCCGACGTCTTTCGCCCCATCGGCTTCCAAGAAGCTGACCGGTTTTCGGCCGTCAAAGCCGATCGCCCCATAAGCGAAATCGTGCACAACGGCAATGCCGTATTTCCCAGCAAACGCCACCGTCTCCGCGAAAAATTCTTTTGTCGCCGTCGCACCGGTCGGATTGTTTGGATAGTTTAAAAACATCAGCTTCGCCTGGTCGGCGATCGACGCCGGAATGGCTTCGTAATCCGGTAAGAACCCGTTTTCCGAAGAAAGCGGCATCATCTCCATCCGCGCACGAGCAAGCGCGATCCCCGACCAATAGTCGGGATAGCCTGGATCCGGAACAAGCACCACATCACCCGGGTTGACGAGACAAAGCGGCAGCTCGACAAGCCCGGCCTTGCCGCCGAACAAAATGGCGACTTCGCGGGCTGGGTCAATCTTCACCCCATATTCACGTGCGTAAAACGCGGCGATGGCTTCTTTCAAAAAGGAGTAGCCTTGAAACGGCGAATATTTATGGTATTTCGGATTGGCCGCCGCCCGCTGCATCGCCTCAACGATATGCTTGGGCGTCGGCTGGTCCGGATTGCCCTGCCCTAAATTGATCACGTCGCATCCGGCTTTGATTTTCTCCCCAACTTTTGCGACAAGCGAGGCGAAAAATTGCTTTGGCAGCTGCTCAAGCAGCTCGGAAAAAGGAAATTCCATCGTCATCGCCCACACCTTCTTGAAAAATTCTTGAAATTCTAGTGCAAAATCATATATCGTAAAAAGCAAAATGTAAAGCAAATTTTTTATTGGGGTGAAACACAATGACCATCCGCATCGCTTGCCTCCAACTCGATATCGCGTTTGGCGATCCACAAACAAACGAACAGCGAGCCGAAACAGCCGTGCAATCCGCCGCCAAGGACGGCGCTGACATCATCGTCCTGCCGGAGCTATGGACGAC
Protein-coding regions in this window:
- the mtnW gene encoding 2,3-diketo-5-methylthiopentyl-1-phosphate enolase encodes the protein MSAVMATYLLHDEKDIRKKAEGIALGLTVGTWTDLPALEQEQLRQHKGEVIAVEELGESERVNAYFGKRLKRAIVKIAYPTVNFSADLPALLVTTFGKLSLDGEVRLLDLEFPGEWKRQFPGPRFGIDGIRDRVGVHNRPLLMSIFKGIIGRDLAYLTSELKKQALGGVDLVKDDEILFDSELLPFEKRITEGKAALQEVYEQTGKRTLYAVNLTGKTFELKEKAKRAAELGADVLLFNVFAYGLDVLQALREDEEIALPIMAHPAFSGAVTPSEFYGVAPSLWLGKLLRLAGADFVLFPSPYGSVALEREQALGIARALTDDQEPFARAFPVPSAGIHPGLVPLIIRDFGLDTIVNAGGGIHGHPDGAIGGGRAFRAAIDAVLAGCPLREAAAENEALQKAIDRWGAVEVEA
- a CDS encoding methylthioribulose 1-phosphate dehydratase, which translates into the protein MSIVVKKWNELAEVKAELAARDWFFATSGNLSIKVTDDPLTFLVTASGKDKRKQTDEDFLLVDANGKPAEDTHLKPSAETLLHAEIYGRTNAGCVLHVHTVDNNLISELYAQNGEAVFSGQEIIKAFGIWEENAAVRIPIIDNDADIPALAREFASHVHDDAGAVLIQNHGITVWGRDAFEAKKHLEAWEFLFRWQVKRLLLQRAGLPVG
- a CDS encoding MarR family winged helix-turn-helix transcriptional regulator, with protein sequence MEQKEQALQQSLKLFIVLSRAYRSVSDQVNKSIQSFGVNPTEFAVLELLYHKGDQPLQQIGEKILLASGSITYVIDKLENKGLIMRRACERDRRVTYASITDSGRQFIQRVFPEHAETIHETVAALTPEEKEQAIVLLKKLGYGAKSRD
- a CDS encoding short-chain dehydrogenase, whose translation is MHALVIGGTGMLADVSLWLVREGYDVSVIARRYARMKQLIDRAGPMASINPLLVDYRDQEALCSLISRAIQKNGTFALIIAWVHTDGNQALSTVIKKNSGHPGPWRLFHVLGSRADPAEAKSELCLPVACLYRQVQLGFVAEEYGSRWLTHQEISGGVIDAIRRDAPFHLVGTLDRSEKKRPR
- a CDS encoding pyridoxal phosphate-dependent aminotransferase, whose amino-acid sequence is MTMEFPFSELLEQLPKQFFASLVAKVGEKIKAGCDVINLGQGNPDQPTPKHIVEAMQRAAANPKYHKYSPFQGYSFLKEAIAAFYAREYGVKIDPAREVAILFGGKAGLVELPLCLVNPGDVVLVPDPGYPDYWSGIALARARMEMMPLSSENGFLPDYEAIPASIADQAKLMFLNYPNNPTGATATKEFFAETVAFAGKYGIAVVHDFAYGAIGFDGRKPVSFLEADGAKDVGVEIYTFSKTYNMAGWRVAFAVGNERIIQALELLQDHLYVSLFGAIQEAAAAALLGPQDCVKELVALYEARRNAFIAALREIGWEAPAPSGSFFAWLPLPKGISSTQFADMLLERAHVAVAPGIGFGEHGEGYVRVGLLTDEARLREAADRIGRLGLFEKNF
- a CDS encoding 1,2-dihydroxy-3-keto-5-methylthiopentene dioxygenase; the protein is MAVIKVRKTGQVIEGEDNVRAFLNSQGVLYEHWDITKLPEHLRDKYVLTDEEKNEILAAFKDEIEDLAARRGYKTWDIVALSDATPNLDELLKKFEQVHIHTEDEVRAITAGHGIFIIKGDKETGYFDVELEAGDVISVPEGNPHYFTLMDDRRVVAVRLFIDPSGWVAHPYEEKEEAVQ
- a CDS encoding ZIP family metal transporter, yielding MNQVLAGSVLSALSTGLGAVPILFMAKSLTHRWRDVLLAFSAGIMMAASMMSLIPESLKSGGFSTLTVGLSAGVLILTLLEMTIPHIDLEHTKSDLQFDEKAMLIIAAITLHNLPEGLSVGVSYASDSSSQIGNLIALAIGLQNAPEGFLVALFLINQQIGRFKAFVIATLTGAVEIVTSLLGFYLTSLFRGLVPYGLAFAAGAMLFIIYKELIPESHGDGNERTSTYAFIVGILFMIFLTQSF
- the mtnX gene encoding 2-hydroxy-3-keto-5-methylthiopentenyl-1-phosphate phosphatase gives rise to the protein MTRQLVLFCDFDGTITENDNIIAIMKQFAPPEWEALKDDVLAERISVQEGVGKMFSLLPSSLKGEIIDFLRRTTRLRAGFREFVAFTKERGIPLYIVSGGIDFFVYPLLQGLIEPERIFCNGSDFSGETIRITWPHACDSECQNGCGCCKPSLLRKLARSDGYHVVIGDSITDVAVAKQADYVLARDFLLQKCQELGLPHAPFATFFDVIDALQQMEVIV
- a CDS encoding phosphate propanoyltransferase, whose amino-acid sequence is MIPVGVSNRHIHLSKEHMAALFGEGVELTVLKPLSQPGQFAAKETVTVEGPKGKIENVRVLGPVRSLTQLEISKTDSFKLGVVPPVRLSGDIDGTPGITIHGPKGTVTVDKGVIIAKRHIHMTPKDAETFGVRDKQVVKVKTQGERALIFDEVIVRVSEDFALDMHIDTDEANAAGLKTGDYVELLPS